The following proteins come from a genomic window of Natronosalvus vescus:
- a CDS encoding SRPBCC family protein — MTDDNTTAKTVTEAREEQLTIRRTVDAPRDRVWRAFTDPDELEQWFVPDGMTAEVRANELEANGEMIISWIGDDQRIDNEGYYVEVVEPERLVSGEETEDGELRVTYEFRDVDGGTEIVITQEFPESVPDGAAEGWAGMLDQLVELLEAADPVVESTDTSLTIRRTFDAPIERVWRAFTDPDEMGRWYGADLMAVEIHALEVEPGGSFSITMNEGDSTYDIDGEFLEVVEPKRLVHTWYVGRITVELDAIGGKTGLVFTHTDLPDRETTEQHVEGWTAAIETLATTVRDSDAGFDPSEYDLTITRTFDAPREAVWAAWVDPDQVAAWWGPEGFTVPRCELDVRPGGSFHVDMEAPDGTIYPNAGEILEVDEPERLVLRSHVFEDEDGEPQLVTQSTITFDADGTRTYLTLETAVIEATPIVEEALSGMEAGWTGSFEKLEEHLEA; from the coding sequence ATGACAGACGACAACACGACCGCGAAGACGGTGACCGAAGCACGTGAGGAGCAACTGACGATACGGCGAACCGTCGATGCACCTCGTGATCGCGTGTGGCGGGCGTTCACCGATCCGGACGAACTGGAGCAATGGTTCGTTCCCGACGGAATGACCGCCGAGGTTCGCGCCAACGAGCTGGAGGCGAACGGCGAGATGATCATCAGCTGGATCGGCGACGACCAGCGCATCGACAACGAGGGGTACTACGTCGAGGTCGTCGAGCCCGAACGACTCGTTTCAGGCGAGGAGACCGAGGACGGGGAGCTACGAGTTACCTACGAGTTCAGAGACGTCGACGGCGGGACGGAGATCGTGATCACCCAGGAGTTCCCCGAGTCAGTTCCCGACGGCGCAGCCGAGGGGTGGGCGGGTATGCTCGATCAACTGGTGGAGCTGCTCGAGGCGGCCGACCCTGTGGTCGAATCGACGGACACCTCGCTGACTATCCGCCGAACGTTCGACGCACCGATCGAACGCGTCTGGCGAGCGTTCACCGATCCGGACGAGATGGGACGGTGGTACGGAGCGGATCTGATGGCGGTCGAAATTCACGCACTCGAGGTCGAACCCGGCGGCTCGTTCTCGATCACGATGAACGAAGGCGACAGCACGTACGACATCGATGGCGAGTTTCTCGAGGTGGTCGAACCGAAGCGTCTCGTCCATACCTGGTACGTGGGTCGGATCACGGTCGAACTCGACGCTATCGGCGGCAAGACGGGGCTCGTGTTCACCCACACGGATCTTCCAGATCGCGAGACCACCGAGCAACACGTCGAGGGGTGGACGGCGGCGATCGAAACGCTGGCGACGACGGTGCGAGATTCGGACGCCGGGTTCGACCCGAGCGAGTACGACCTGACGATCACTCGAACCTTCGACGCACCGCGCGAGGCTGTCTGGGCGGCCTGGGTCGATCCCGACCAGGTGGCAGCGTGGTGGGGCCCCGAGGGGTTCACCGTCCCCCGCTGTGAACTGGACGTCCGACCGGGCGGATCCTTCCACGTCGACATGGAAGCACCGGACGGCACGATTTACCCGAACGCAGGCGAGATTCTCGAGGTCGACGAACCCGAGCGCCTCGTGCTTCGCAGTCACGTCTTCGAGGACGAAGACGGCGAGCCACAACTGGTAACGCAGAGCACCATCACGTTCGACGCTGACGGAACCCGAACCTACCTCACGCTCGAGACGGCGGTGATCGAGGCGACGCCGATTGTCGAGGAGGCCCTCAGCGGGATGGAAGCCGGCTGGACCGGGAGCTTCGAGAAGCTCGAGGAACATCTCGAGGCGTGA
- a CDS encoding cation:proton antiporter, whose amino-acid sequence MSELIEPLAIIFITAAVVLLLATRYPIPSVPLYILVGIGVSPLIGRGITLELAQLGIAFLVFVFGVHAEPRRFLSVARDSEHVAAIQILVVGATGFGIALLLGLDQLSAAYFATAAALSSSLVGRELAQGEIRLDLIHGRLTESIHFVQDLFAVGIILIFGAATFSVDGIALQLGYGVLLLAAAVVIRIYLFGMLVTLSGDSDELIMLTGIGLLIGFLALAEILEVSIVVGAFAAGLSITQDFEYNLALLSALESIEDFFTAIFFVTLGSLVVRPSADVFVMAGVLIVGIVLVKPVVTIWGLVYQGYDTRTAALTSFSLDQISEFSLILAISGLLAGQITQSLFDAILLAAAATMVTSTLTYTYEDELYRLLERTGIFGATEDTIRSRSALPDEPLSDHVVVIGYGKLGSSVVTVCRELDKPVVVIENDPDRFELAREYHEVCVFGDAMSDVAWDLCNPAEAELIVSTPPQQSLSEYVLSTETDADVLLRADDTAAAVELIDAGATYVNVTDFLASEQFGETLSRLLIDDAAPEQLRQENRRLLRDRVSDSGIVGKFGPNVPELER is encoded by the coding sequence ATGTCTGAGTTGATCGAGCCGCTGGCGATTATCTTCATCACGGCCGCAGTCGTGTTGTTGCTCGCAACCAGGTATCCGATTCCATCGGTACCACTGTACATCCTCGTCGGAATCGGCGTGAGTCCGCTCATCGGTCGGGGAATTACGCTGGAGCTAGCCCAACTCGGCATCGCCTTCCTCGTTTTCGTCTTCGGGGTTCACGCCGAACCGCGTCGGTTTCTCTCAGTTGCCCGCGATAGCGAACACGTCGCCGCCATCCAGATTCTCGTCGTCGGTGCCACCGGGTTCGGTATCGCACTGTTGCTCGGCCTCGATCAGCTGTCCGCGGCCTACTTCGCAACGGCGGCGGCGCTGAGTTCGTCACTCGTCGGCCGGGAACTCGCCCAGGGCGAAATCCGCCTCGACTTGATTCACGGGCGGCTGACCGAGTCGATTCACTTCGTCCAGGATCTGTTCGCCGTCGGAATCATCCTCATCTTCGGAGCCGCGACGTTCTCCGTCGACGGGATCGCACTCCAGCTCGGCTATGGCGTGTTACTGTTGGCTGCGGCGGTCGTAATCCGGATCTACCTGTTCGGAATGCTGGTCACCCTTTCGGGAGACTCCGACGAGTTGATTATGCTAACGGGAATCGGACTGCTCATCGGCTTTCTCGCCCTTGCAGAGATCCTTGAAGTGTCGATCGTCGTCGGCGCGTTCGCCGCCGGCCTCTCGATTACACAGGACTTCGAGTACAATCTCGCACTCCTATCGGCGCTCGAGTCGATCGAGGACTTCTTTACGGCGATTTTCTTCGTCACGCTCGGCAGCCTCGTCGTGCGGCCGTCGGCTGACGTGTTCGTCATGGCCGGCGTGCTCATCGTGGGCATCGTTCTCGTCAAACCGGTGGTGACGATCTGGGGGCTGGTGTATCAGGGCTACGATACGCGGACGGCCGCGCTCACGAGTTTTAGCCTCGACCAGATCAGCGAATTTTCACTGATTCTCGCCATCAGCGGCCTGCTGGCCGGCCAAATCACCCAATCGCTGTTCGACGCCATATTGCTCGCTGCGGCGGCGACGATGGTCACGTCCACACTGACCTACACCTACGAGGACGAACTCTACCGACTGCTCGAGCGAACCGGGATATTCGGGGCGACCGAGGACACAATTCGCTCCCGGAGCGCCCTTCCGGACGAACCGCTGTCCGATCACGTTGTCGTCATCGGCTACGGCAAACTTGGGAGCAGCGTCGTCACGGTCTGTCGCGAACTCGACAAGCCGGTGGTGGTCATCGAGAACGACCCGGATCGGTTCGAACTCGCGAGAGAGTACCACGAGGTCTGTGTCTTCGGTGACGCGATGAGCGACGTCGCGTGGGATCTCTGCAACCCCGCCGAGGCAGAGCTGATCGTGTCGACGCCGCCACAGCAGTCACTCTCCGAGTACGTGCTCTCGACTGAGACCGATGCAGACGTTTTGCTTCGGGCCGACGACACCGCCGCCGCCGTCGAACTCATCGATGCTGGTGCGACGTACGTCAACGTCACCGATTTCCTCGCCAGCGAGCAGTTCGGCGAGACTCTCTCACGGCTGCTCATCGACGATGCTGCTCCCGAACAGCTACGACAAGAGAACCGTCGACTGCTTCGCGATCGGGTTTCCGATTCGGGTATCGTCGGCAAGTTCGGGCCGAATGTCCCGGAGCTCGAGCGGTAG
- a CDS encoding cation:proton antiporter regulatory subunit, translating into MPFEVKETILPGIGKRYELYLDPHQSLAVVIRPSGERQLFYREHTNNDYEEIVELTDAQARAFGLFLVGAYYQPIAGQLTEQSSSGELIQWYSVTEDSGLAGVREDEVVIEAKTDTTLLGLEREGEVRSVIENNVVFEVGDRLIVIGTPEAHDELESLLERIS; encoded by the coding sequence ATGCCGTTCGAAGTCAAGGAAACCATCCTCCCGGGCATCGGAAAGCGGTACGAGTTGTACCTCGATCCACACCAAAGTCTCGCAGTAGTGATCCGACCCTCGGGTGAACGACAGCTCTTCTATCGGGAGCACACCAACAATGACTACGAAGAAATCGTCGAGCTGACCGACGCGCAAGCGCGGGCGTTCGGCCTCTTTCTGGTCGGCGCGTACTACCAGCCAATCGCTGGACAACTCACCGAGCAATCGAGTAGCGGGGAACTCATCCAATGGTACTCCGTGACCGAGGATTCGGGGCTCGCTGGGGTTAGGGAGGACGAAGTCGTGATCGAAGCGAAAACTGATACGACACTGCTCGGGCTCGAGCGCGAGGGGGAGGTGAGATCGGTGATCGAGAACAATGTCGTCTTCGAAGTCGGCGATCGGCTCATCGTAATTGGCACGCCGGAGGCCCACGACGAGTTAGAATCGTTGTTGGAACGGATTTCATAG
- a CDS encoding GTPBP1 family GTP-binding protein encodes MSRDRALLERALERGEQDGGNVEFKERLIESVHLEGGRRESLAAQLRHRVLSGDGEATYVVGVTDDGGLAGIDAETFSESMDVLSLLAEEAECHIEDVQTWGINDGLVGVALVEEGAVLETDDDHVVIGTAGHVDHGKSTLVGSLVTGRPDDGDGATRAFLDVQPHEVERGLSADLSYAVYGFDDDGPVHVTNPNRKQDRAQVVENADRLVSFVDTVGHEPWLRTTIRGLVGQKLDYGLLVVAADDGPTRTTREHLGVLLATELPTIVALTKTDTVDDDRIEDVTLEVERLLRDVGKSPLRIERHGVDAAVEEIGDTVVPIAETSAITMEGLDVLDELFDRLPKTSRNEGDFRMYIDRSYSVTGVGAVASGTVMSGEVEAGDTLLLGPMADGTFQQVDVRSIEMHYHRVDQAQAGRIVGIALKGVHERDIERGMVLLPGDADPTPVREFEAEVMVLNHPTRIGDGYEPVVHLETIGEAAAFYPEEGRLLPGDRGRTRVRFKFRSYLVEEGQKFVFREGHSKGVGTVTDVYPAD; translated from the coding sequence ATGAGCCGTGACCGGGCTCTCCTCGAGCGAGCCCTGGAACGTGGCGAACAGGACGGTGGGAACGTCGAGTTCAAGGAACGACTCATCGAGTCAGTTCACCTCGAGGGGGGCCGCCGAGAGAGTCTGGCGGCACAACTTCGCCACCGCGTGTTGTCGGGTGACGGCGAAGCGACCTACGTCGTCGGCGTGACCGACGACGGCGGCCTTGCCGGCATCGACGCCGAAACGTTTTCTGAGTCGATGGACGTCCTCTCGTTGCTCGCCGAGGAAGCCGAGTGTCACATCGAAGACGTCCAGACCTGGGGGATCAACGACGGCCTGGTCGGCGTCGCCCTCGTCGAGGAGGGTGCCGTCCTCGAGACCGACGACGATCACGTCGTCATCGGAACGGCCGGGCACGTCGACCACGGGAAGAGTACGCTCGTCGGGTCGCTCGTCACCGGTCGTCCGGACGATGGCGACGGGGCGACTCGAGCATTCCTCGACGTCCAGCCACACGAAGTCGAACGTGGGCTGTCGGCCGATCTCTCCTACGCCGTCTACGGCTTCGACGACGATGGGCCGGTACACGTCACCAACCCGAATCGCAAGCAAGATCGCGCGCAGGTCGTCGAGAACGCCGACCGTCTCGTCTCGTTCGTCGATACTGTGGGTCACGAGCCCTGGCTTCGAACGACGATCCGCGGGCTCGTCGGACAGAAACTCGACTACGGCCTGCTCGTCGTCGCCGCCGACGACGGCCCGACACGGACGACTCGTGAACACCTCGGCGTGCTCCTCGCGACCGAACTCCCGACCATCGTCGCGCTCACGAAGACCGACACCGTCGACGACGACCGTATCGAAGACGTGACGCTCGAGGTCGAGCGCCTGCTCCGTGACGTGGGTAAGTCGCCGCTTCGGATCGAACGCCACGGCGTCGACGCCGCCGTCGAGGAGATCGGTGATACCGTCGTGCCCATCGCCGAAACCAGTGCCATCACCATGGAGGGACTCGACGTGCTGGACGAACTGTTCGATCGACTCCCGAAAACCTCGCGCAACGAGGGCGACTTCCGGATGTACATCGATCGCAGTTACTCCGTGACCGGCGTCGGGGCCGTCGCCTCGGGCACCGTCATGAGCGGCGAGGTCGAAGCCGGCGACACCCTCCTGCTTGGGCCGATGGCCGATGGCACCTTCCAACAGGTCGACGTCCGCTCGATCGAGATGCACTACCATCGGGTCGATCAGGCCCAGGCCGGTCGCATCGTCGGCATCGCCCTCAAGGGAGTTCACGAACGGGACATCGAGCGCGGGATGGTGTTACTGCCCGGCGACGCCGACCCCACTCCAGTGCGAGAGTTCGAGGCCGAAGTGATGGTTCTCAACCACCCCACGCGGATCGGCGACGGCTACGAACCCGTCGTCCACCTCGAGACGATCGGTGAAGCCGCCGCTTTTTACCCCGAGGAGGGTCGCCTCCTGCCCGGTGATCGGGGTCGGACGCGGGTTCGGTTCAAGTTCCGCTCCTATCTCGTCGAGGAGGGTCAGAAGTTCGTCTTCCGGGAGGGTCACAGCAAGGGCGTCGGAACGGTTACGGATGTGTATCCGGCGGACTGA
- a CDS encoding beta-CASP ribonuclease aCPSF1, translating into MSDTTIHSDVHDRVVEQVPPHLDITDVQFEGPDLVIYTETPREFAENSDTLGKLARSLQKRVTIRPAPGTQSSPSEAETKIREIVPDDAHIQDLDFYPTIGEVLIEAEKPGLVIGRGGSTIRKITQEVGWNPEVVRTPPMESSTVSNVRNFLTQERGERREFLTTVGEKIHGEPQKDVDWVRITTLGCCREVGRASFVLHTPNTRVLIDCGDKPGAEGEVPYLHAPEAMPLTGLDAVVLTHAHLDHSALLPLLFKYGYDGPIYTTEPTRDLMGLLQLDYLTVASKEGRTPPYASEQVRQAIKHTIPVEYGNVTDIAPDIKLTMHNAGHILGSASAHFHIGDGFYNVLFSGDVHYEPTRLFNGAVNDFPRVETMIMESTYGRRGDYQTNTEESEGNVHQIIRETYEQDGITVIPAFAVGRSQELMLVLEEAMREDTIPTMPVYLDGMIREATAIHTAYPEYLRDGLRQRILHEDENPFIADQFRQVDGGQEMREEIASGDPCIILSTSGMVTGGPIMSWLELLGPNPDNTLLFVGYQAEGTLGRRIQSGHTEVTMNGGRDRSNRLTLEFRIESVSGFSGHADRAGLEQYVGEMNPRPESILCVHGDEQATDQLSSALYQEYNVRTYQPKNLETFRFP; encoded by the coding sequence ATGAGCGACACAACGATTCATTCGGATGTACACGACCGCGTCGTCGAACAGGTTCCCCCACATTTGGATATTACCGACGTTCAGTTCGAAGGGCCGGATCTCGTCATCTATACTGAGACTCCCCGTGAGTTCGCTGAAAACAGCGATACTCTCGGAAAGTTAGCACGATCTCTACAAAAGCGGGTGACGATTCGTCCAGCGCCGGGCACACAATCGAGCCCGTCGGAAGCGGAGACGAAAATCCGTGAAATCGTTCCCGATGACGCCCACATACAGGATCTTGACTTTTATCCAACGATTGGAGAAGTGCTTATCGAAGCAGAAAAACCGGGACTCGTCATCGGTCGAGGAGGAAGTACGATTCGGAAGATCACCCAGGAGGTCGGGTGGAACCCGGAGGTGGTTCGAACGCCGCCAATGGAGTCCTCCACGGTCAGTAACGTTCGAAACTTCCTGACCCAGGAACGTGGTGAGCGGCGTGAGTTCCTCACAACGGTCGGCGAGAAGATCCACGGGGAACCCCAGAAGGACGTCGACTGGGTTCGGATAACGACGTTAGGCTGTTGCCGTGAAGTTGGCCGGGCAAGTTTCGTGCTTCACACGCCCAACACGCGAGTCCTCATCGACTGTGGAGACAAACCCGGTGCCGAGGGAGAAGTTCCTTACCTCCACGCCCCTGAAGCGATGCCACTGACGGGTCTCGATGCGGTCGTGTTGACACACGCCCATCTCGATCACAGTGCATTGCTGCCGTTACTGTTCAAATACGGGTACGATGGCCCGATATACACCACTGAGCCCACGCGGGACTTGATGGGCTTGCTCCAACTCGATTATCTCACCGTCGCCTCGAAGGAGGGTCGAACGCCGCCGTACGCCAGCGAACAGGTACGTCAGGCGATCAAGCACACCATTCCGGTCGAATACGGCAACGTCACCGACATCGCGCCGGATATCAAACTGACGATGCACAATGCCGGACACATCCTGGGGAGCGCCTCCGCACACTTCCACATTGGAGATGGCTTCTACAACGTTCTCTTTTCCGGTGACGTTCACTACGAGCCGACGCGGCTGTTCAACGGGGCCGTCAACGACTTCCCCCGTGTGGAGACGATGATAATGGAATCGACGTACGGTCGTCGTGGGGACTACCAGACCAACACCGAAGAGAGCGAGGGGAACGTCCACCAGATCATCAGGGAAACCTACGAGCAAGACGGGATTACTGTTATCCCCGCGTTCGCCGTCGGACGGTCGCAGGAACTGATGCTCGTTCTCGAGGAGGCGATGCGTGAAGACACGATTCCGACGATGCCCGTCTATCTCGACGGGATGATTCGAGAGGCGACCGCAATCCATACGGCGTATCCCGAGTATCTCCGCGACGGACTTCGCCAACGCATTCTCCACGAAGATGAGAACCCGTTTATCGCCGACCAGTTCAGACAGGTAGATGGTGGACAGGAGATGCGCGAGGAGATTGCGAGCGGGGATCCCTGTATTATTCTCTCGACGTCCGGGATGGTGACTGGAGGCCCGATCATGTCCTGGCTCGAGTTACTCGGCCCAAACCCGGATAACACGCTCCTCTTCGTCGGGTATCAGGCGGAAGGAACGCTCGGGCGACGAATCCAGAGCGGCCACACGGAAGTGACAATGAACGGCGGGCGTGATCGGTCGAACCGACTCACGCTCGAGTTCAGGATCGAATCAGTGAGCGGCTTCTCCGGCCACGCCGATCGAGCGGGGCTCGAGCAGTACGTCGGAGAGATGAATCCTCGCCCGGAATCGATTCTGTGTGTCCACGGTGACGAGCAGGCGACGGATCAACTCTCCTCTGCACTCTACCAGGAATACAACGTCAGGACGTATCAACCGAAAAATCTCGAGACGTTCCGATTCCCGTAG
- a CDS encoding cation:proton antiporter, translating into MVEGTVTIAADFALIMLTAVTLGYLFRLSGQPTIVAYIFTGIVLGPVFLDVITEGELVELMAELGLGFLLFLLGLKLRIDDIREILRPVINIAIWQTILQTALAFGVAYALGFDLLQTTIIALATVFGATPIIVKVLADKDELTSLPGKIDVGVLIIQDIYLVVLLAILSAESFADPTTIAINIGRIFVLMAAIGVFSYVAARYFLPQLFRAVAGDQEAFFIVGIAWAFLFIYGSMEMNLSIEVGAFLAGLSLAQVQYTSELTERIRPLTDLFMVVFFSSIGLRIAADDLFAFWQEALIASAVLMVGNFLIMFALIDYENFTPETSFLGSLNMVQVSEFSLVVGALAVTQGFIGEPILGYLSLMAIVTMSLSTYLIKYNHQLYALTKPLWSRFESDDKRDVELKTYADHAVVVGVDDVTEPVLPVLHETVGDVVIVDRNPATSDRFADTPYDVIYGDFKHGELRKEAGLSRASVVMSSSVQTDINELAIRESADEAIVIVEADSVEQALDLYDEGAHYVTLPTVLAGLKIRRYLTRYLTDRQAFLSAVETDIDHLRSAVEVTAPGEADSSDSDRGGESNV; encoded by the coding sequence ATGGTCGAGGGAACAGTCACGATTGCTGCTGATTTCGCGCTGATCATGCTGACAGCGGTCACCCTTGGCTATCTCTTCCGGCTGTCGGGACAGCCGACGATCGTCGCGTACATTTTTACCGGGATCGTCCTTGGGCCGGTTTTTCTCGACGTCATCACCGAGGGCGAATTGGTCGAGTTGATGGCGGAACTCGGACTGGGATTTCTCCTCTTTTTACTCGGGCTCAAGCTTCGTATAGACGATATCCGCGAGATTCTTCGACCGGTAATCAACATCGCAATCTGGCAGACGATTCTACAGACGGCGCTCGCCTTCGGGGTCGCCTACGCGCTGGGATTCGATCTGCTGCAGACGACGATCATCGCCCTCGCAACCGTGTTCGGGGCGACTCCGATCATCGTCAAAGTACTTGCGGACAAAGACGAACTCACGTCGCTGCCCGGCAAGATCGACGTCGGCGTGTTGATCATCCAGGACATCTATCTCGTCGTGCTCCTCGCAATCCTGAGCGCCGAATCGTTCGCCGACCCGACGACCATCGCGATCAACATCGGGCGAATTTTCGTCCTGATGGCCGCGATTGGGGTCTTTTCGTACGTCGCCGCCCGGTACTTCCTCCCCCAGCTCTTTCGCGCCGTGGCGGGCGACCAAGAGGCGTTTTTCATCGTCGGCATCGCCTGGGCGTTCCTCTTCATCTACGGTTCGATGGAGATGAACCTCTCCATCGAGGTTGGGGCCTTCCTCGCAGGGCTGAGCCTCGCACAGGTGCAGTACACCAGCGAACTCACCGAGCGCATTCGCCCGCTGACGGATCTGTTCATGGTGGTGTTCTTCTCGAGCATCGGCCTTCGAATCGCCGCCGACGACCTCTTTGCCTTCTGGCAGGAAGCGCTCATCGCGTCGGCAGTGCTCATGGTCGGAAACTTCCTCATCATGTTCGCGCTCATCGACTACGAAAACTTCACCCCCGAGACGTCGTTTCTCGGCAGCCTCAACATGGTGCAGGTCAGCGAGTTCTCGCTCGTCGTCGGCGCACTGGCCGTCACACAGGGGTTCATCGGCGAGCCGATTCTCGGCTATCTGAGCCTGATGGCGATCGTCACGATGAGCCTCTCGACGTACCTCATCAAGTACAACCATCAGCTGTACGCCCTGACGAAACCGCTGTGGAGCCGCTTCGAGAGCGACGATAAACGGGACGTCGAACTGAAAACGTACGCCGACCACGCGGTCGTGGTCGGTGTCGACGACGTGACCGAGCCAGTGCTTCCGGTGCTGCACGAGACAGTCGGGGACGTCGTCATCGTCGATCGAAACCCGGCCACATCTGACCGCTTTGCGGATACCCCCTACGACGTCATCTACGGTGACTTCAAACACGGCGAACTTCGCAAGGAAGCGGGTCTCAGCCGGGCGTCGGTCGTGATGTCGTCGTCGGTACAGACCGACATCAACGAACTCGCTATCCGCGAATCGGCCGACGAGGCGATCGTTATCGTCGAAGCCGATAGCGTCGAACAGGCACTCGACCTGTACGACGAGGGAGCCCACTACGTGACCCTGCCGACCGTTCTGGCCGGGCTCAAGATCCGACGGTACCTCACCCGGTATCTCACGGATCGCCAGGCGTTCCTGAGCGCCGTCGAAACGGACATCGACCACCTTCGATCGGCGGTCGAAGTAACGGCTCCCGGAGAGGCCGACTCGAGCGATTCCGACCGTGGAGGTGAGTCGAATGTCTGA
- a CDS encoding J domain-containing protein — MQQSPLVLVIAALFAGMTALLVIGSVVSGSPVAFLAALPLGATAYFMYYHGSGKLLERVYRREARRRRMDSQQRQRGGFGAGPRARGDPRTRAEREARFGGSRNWTRGTSSRYDPRDRAPPPSSGPTRAEARSVLGVDPTAEQATIKRAYRERVKDVHPDRGGDEAEFKAVTAAYERLSD; from the coding sequence GTGCAGCAGTCTCCGCTCGTGCTGGTCATCGCCGCGCTCTTTGCGGGTATGACGGCGTTGCTCGTCATCGGCTCGGTCGTCTCCGGGTCGCCGGTCGCGTTCCTCGCGGCGCTCCCGCTCGGAGCGACGGCGTACTTCATGTACTACCACGGGAGCGGGAAGCTCCTCGAGCGGGTGTATCGCCGGGAGGCCCGGCGTCGTCGCATGGATAGCCAACAGCGACAGCGTGGCGGCTTCGGCGCTGGCCCCCGTGCCCGCGGTGATCCCCGTACGAGGGCCGAACGGGAGGCACGATTCGGCGGCAGTCGGAACTGGACTCGAGGCACTTCATCCCGATACGACCCTCGAGACCGAGCGCCGCCGCCCTCGAGCGGGCCGACGCGGGCCGAAGCCCGGTCGGTGCTCGGCGTCGACCCGACGGCCGAACAGGCGACGATCAAGCGGGCCTACCGCGAACGGGTCAAGGATGTCCACCCGGATCGGGGCGGCGACGAAGCCGAGTTCAAGGCAGTGACGGCTGCTTACGAGCGATTGAGCGACTAG
- a CDS encoding ArsR/SmtB family transcription factor produces the protein MDADPGSEPDFDAIFGALAHPIRRALIEQLAGGPESVGELAEPHDVSLAAVSKHLQILTDAGLIEVEKDGRVRRCHLDAAPLSDAFGWLTRYRIFWEDRFDALEDHLKRNDNDRRQHDREDGDRST, from the coding sequence ATCGATGCGGATCCTGGATCCGAACCCGACTTCGATGCGATCTTCGGCGCGCTGGCACACCCGATCCGTCGAGCGCTCATCGAGCAACTCGCGGGAGGCCCCGAGAGCGTTGGCGAACTCGCCGAACCGCACGACGTGTCCCTTGCGGCGGTCTCGAAGCACCTGCAGATCCTGACGGACGCGGGACTCATCGAAGTCGAGAAGGATGGTCGCGTTCGCCGGTGTCATCTCGACGCCGCGCCGCTCAGCGACGCCTTCGGCTGGTTGACCCGATATCGGATCTTCTGGGAGGATCGATTCGACGCCCTCGAAGACCATCTGAAGAGGAATGACAATGACAGACGACAACACGACCGCGAAGACGGTGACCGAAGCACGTGA